The Papaver somniferum cultivar HN1 chromosome 3, ASM357369v1, whole genome shotgun sequence genome includes a region encoding these proteins:
- the LOC113360509 gene encoding uncharacterized protein LOC113360509 has translation MGYPNVTKDVLRLRLFPFSLEERAGEWYHIIPSKKITTWDEVVEVFIKKFYPHHKIDVVRQSIQTFKHKIGESLHDYIERFNELLYQCPHHGFEKAHMAQILHEGLDSETRMQVETMNGGEFTHQDPDECFDEFIELSEKTRQWDSMREPKITRNSIHRVNRVDNGSDILRRLASLEMNQGSNQTMRCNNEPRTYPCTICGDQSHIGPHCPMFYPSETTRDQTTQNINNLSQKLDDCILKSPRNQQNSDRDISNLETQISQLSSQLNDRESGTFPSQITPNPKGVNQVNKSSSSNHNEHIKAVITLRSGKTLENSVEPSKDKNPAEKETEVDQTSSKDPNEHESAKSPSEENNISERVYIPPAPFPRRLAKKKPSTYAEILDIFKQVKVNLPLLDAIKHVPDMAKFLKEICIVKRDVSVHKKAF, from the exons ATGGGTTATCCAAATGTCACCAAAGACGTTCTTAGGTTACGTCTCTTCCCTTTTTCTCTTGAAGAGAGGGCCGGTGAGTGGTATCATATCATTCCTTCTAAAAAAATCACTACCTGGGATGAAGTTGTAGAGGTTTTCATTAAGAAATTCTACCCACACCATAAGATTGATGTTGTTCGACAGTCAATCCAAACCTTTAAGCATAAAATAGGTGAGAGTCTACATGATTACATAGAACGGTTTAATGAATTGTTATACCAATGCCCGCACCATGGCTTTGAGAAAGCCCACATGGCCCAAATCTTACatgagggccttgatagtgaaacccgaatgcaggtagaaacaatgaATGGTGGGgaatttacccatcaagacccggatgaatgttttgacgagttcatcgagTTATCTGAAAAGACTCGTCAATGGGATTCAATGAGGGAGCCCAAAATAACTAGGAACTCTATCCATAGGGTCAATAGAGTCGATAATGGGTCAGATATCCTTAGGCGTCTAGCGTCCTTAGAGATGAACCAAGGGTCCAACCAGACTATGAGATGTAACAATGAGCCCAGAACCTATCCATGTACCATTTGTGGTGATCAAAGTCATATTGGACCTCACTGTCCCATGTTTTACCCTAGTGAAACTACCCGTGACCAG ACTACCCAAAATATCAACAATTTAAGTCAGAAGCTCGATGACTGTATCCTGAAGAGTCCGCGTAACCAACAAAATAGTGACCGGGATATTTCCAACTTAGAGACTCAAATAAGTCAACTTTCGAGCCAGTTAAATGATAGGGAGAGCGGGACATTTCCTAGCCAAATTACCCCAAATCCGAAAGGAGTTAACCAGGTTAATAAATCAAGTAGTTCTAACCACAATGAACATATCAAAGCAGTtatcacccttaggagtggtaaaactctAGAGAACTCGGTAGAACCATCTAAGGACAAAAACCCAGCTGAAAAAGAGACTGAGGTTGACCAAACTTCGTCTAAAGATCCTAATGAGCATGAGAGTGCTAAGAGTCCAAGTGAGGAGAATAATATCTCTGAGAGAGTGTACATACCACCTGCACCATTTCCTCGAAGACTCGCTAAGAAAAAGCCTAGTACATATGCTGAAATCCTAGACATCTTTAAGCAAGTTAAGGTCAACCTGCCCTTGTTAGATGCAATAAAACATGTACCAGATATGGCCAAGTTCCTAAAAGAGATTTGCATTGTCAAGAGAGACGTGAGTGTCCATAAGAAGGCATTTTAA
- the LOC113358389 gene encoding E4 SUMO-protein ligase PIAL2-like isoform X1, which produces MAGVMPQQFTVPFPVPVPAPTTTTSNPNPHDASSLNLLRVAMVMERFKVCLQDATNFNPAEFCGLCLYLARGIDYAVANSEISPRASEMPMLFKQVYQHKSDNSLQAAIMLLMISVKGACKSGWFTVRDADELLKLTNELGSLFYSTESIQPESSNASLMISKIMSRYYPRMKMGHILASLEIKPGYGAYGTDFDIPKKLMTEHEKLHLFVARMDNTETSSCIVSPPLVNFLLNGRGVDGRTNMSMDNGPQFPTNVTSMLRYGTNLLQAIGPFNGDYFVAVVVMSVMSSSEVPVLQDYARPLIAAHNSDTDIIEGSSRISINCPISLKHIKTPVKGHLCKHHQCFDYDNFVEINLRRPSWRCPQCSQSVCYTDIRIDQFMAKVLREVGDGVTEVIISTDGSFQPVNENRCQQDMSEESESSKGAGNIVDLTTGVMDTMDPRDTWDMEDRKPAPEILQSFALTSTNATPPLEVNGTHQVQDTAPPVGDIWAGILSACSNSFGMSTGVSDPPADSMMSNVPRDIVALTLDQLSGVSRGGSSRDSSVSMCQDQFSTPTSTRFQPSPIGNPAVQAGVGSALTRNVARILIAGGNVTEMQQQFSARSSMNHPQSSGTASTAMQPHLLRQLHVQNSSQNNINVLSFSSQQIVGLPATTQVPNSHHLHNSNITVSQSTQLPNMYMGPFTSHFTNQQVPLSTSQPPIIGTPNNFLQRQQSAYQSSPRSTTPPFSTMVPSSHIPQPNIRRGLQGSNSQHVLESSPSMQSRLAVAAQQASSMARVPPVTPVQLGPARMGSNVGEQRTRGTAAGVVQSVSRTEDLVEFLQEQGHPMRRMRGSLAGRVFPAQYVIQPTQGVQPARPPPPILAAQSAVHQPLNYVE; this is translated from the exons ATGGCTGGGGTTATGCCTCAGCAGTTCACGGTGCCATTTCCGGTTCCGGTTCCGGCACCAACCACCACTACTAGTAATCCGAATCCACACGACGCGTCCTCCTTGAACTTACTTCGTGTTGCAATGGTGATGGAGCGGTTCAAAGTATGCTTGCAGGACGCAACAAACTTCAACCCGGCTGAGTTCTGCGGTCTCTGTCTTTACTTAGCAAG AGGTATTGATTATGCAGTTGCCAACAGCGAGATTTCACCCAGAGCCTCTGAAATGCCTATGCTGTTTAAACAA GTGTACCAACATAAAAGTGACAACAGCCTTCAAGCAGcaataatgttgctgatgataTCCGTCAAG GGCGCTTGTAAAAGTGGATGGTTTACAGTCAGGGATGCAGATGAACTTCTTAAGCTCACAAATGAG CTAGGAAGCCTCTTTTATAGTACTGAGAGTATCCAACCTGAATCAAGCAATGCTTCTCTTATGATTTCCAAAATTATGTCCAG ATATTATCCGCGAATGAAGATGGGCCACATTCTTGCTTCTCTTGAAATCAAG CCTGGCTATGGGGCTTATGGAACTGATTTTGATATCCCAAAGAAATTGATGACTGAGCATGAGAAACTA CACTTATTTGTAGCTCGAATGGATAACACAGAGACATCTTCTTGCATCGTTAGTCCTCCTCTAGTaaa CTTTCTGTTGAATGGAAGAGGTGTTGATGGAAGAACTAATATGTCAATG GACAATGGACCTCAGTTTCCAACAAATGTTACTTCAATGCTTAGATATGGAACAAACTTGCTACAAGCGATTGGGCCTTTCAATG GCGATTATTTTGTGGCAGTAGTGGTCATGAGTGTAATGTCATCCTCAGAGGTTCCAGTACTGCAAGATTATGCCAGACCTCTTATAGCTGCACATAATTCAG ACACGGATATAATTGAGGGGTCATCACGAATATCAATCAACTGCCCGATAAG CTTAAAGCACATTAAAACTCCAGTTAAAGGACACCTTTGCAAACATCACCAG TGTTTTGATTATGACAACTTTGTTGAGATAAACTTAAGACGGCCATCTTGGCGCTGTCCTCAATGTAGTCAATCTGTTTGCTACACTGATATACGGATCGATCAATTCATGGCAAAG GTCCTGAGAGAAGTAGGAGACGGTGTTACTGAAGTTATCATCTCAACAGATGGATCTTTTCAACCTGTCAATGAAAACAGGTGCCAGCAAGATATGTCAGAGGAGTCTGAATCTTCTAAGGGTGCGGGTAATATTGTGGACCTTACAACAGGAGTAATGGACACTATGGATCCTCGGGATACTTGGGACATGGAAGATAGAAAACCTGCCCCAGAGATTCTTCAAAGTTTTGCACTTACTTCCACGAATGCGACTCCACCTTTGGAAGTTAACGGTACTCATCAGGTTCAGGACACTGCGCCTCCAGTAGGTGATATCTGGGCGGGAATTCTCTCAGCCTGTTCTAACTCTTTTGGAATGTCTACTGGTGTGTCTGATCCTCCTGCCGATTCTATGATGTCAAATGTGCCAAGAGATATTGTTGCTCTAACGCTTGATCAACTAAGTGGGGTTTCCCGTGGTGGATCGTCTCGAGATAGCAGTGTATCTATGTGtcaagatcaattttcaacacCAACTAGTACACGGTTTCAACCTTCTCCAATTGGAAATCCAGCTGTCCAGGCTGGTGTTGGGTCAGCATTAACCAGAAATGTTGCTAGAATACTGATAGCAG GTGGAAATGTGACAGAAATGCAACAACAGTTTAGTGCTAGGTCTTCTATGAATCATCCCCAATCTTCTGGTACGGCTTCAACTGCAATGCAGCCTCATTTGCTCAGACAG TTGCATGTGCAGAACTCATCCCAGAATAATATAAACGTTCTGAGCTTCTCATCCCAGCAAATTGTTGGCCTTCCTGCAACCACACAAGTACCAAATTCTCATCACCTACATAATTCGAACATCACAGTTTCACAATCCACACAACTTCCTAACATGTATATGGGACCATTTACTTCTCATTTTACAAATCAACAGGTTCCGCTATCCACATCACAGCCTCCAATTATTGGAACTCCTAATAATTTCTTACAGCGTCAACAGTCCGCATACCAAAGTTCCCCTCGATCCACAACACCGCCATTTAGCACAATGGTACCATCCTCTCATATCCCTCAACCCAACATTCGACGAGGTTTACAAGGCAGTAACAGCCAACACGTGTTGGAAAGCTCACCGAGCATGCAATCTCGTCTTGCTGTTGCTGCTCAACAAGCTTCCAGCATGGCAAGAGTACCACCAGTTACACCGGTTCAATTGGGACCAGCTAGAATGGGTTCAAATGTTGGTGAGCAACGTACAAGAGGGACTGCAGCAGGAGTGGTGCAATCTGTTTCCAGAACAGAAGACTTGGTGGAGTTCTTACAAGAGCAAGGCCACCCCATGAGACGAATGAGGGGAAGTTTGGCTGGTCGGGTTTTTCCCGCCCAGTACGTTATACAGCCAACTCAAGGAGTTCAACCTGCCAGACCACCACCACCTATCCTAGCAGCTCAATCTGCAGTTCATCAACCGCTGAATTATGTCGAATGA
- the LOC113358389 gene encoding E4 SUMO-protein ligase PIAL2-like isoform X2 — protein MAGVMPQQFTVPFPVPVPAPTTTTSNPNPHDASSLNLLRVAMVMERFKVCLQDATNFNPAEFCGLCLYLARGIDYAVANSEISPRASEMPMLFKQVYQHKSDNSLQAAIMLLMISVKGACKSGWFTVRDADELLKLTNELGSLFYSTESIQPESSNASLMISKIMSRYYPRMKMGHILASLEIKPGYGAYGTDFDIPKKLMTEHEKLHLFVARMDNTETSSCIVSPPLVNFLLNGRGVDGRTNMSMVDNGPQFPTNVTSMLRYGTNLLQAIGPFNGDYFVAVVVMSVMSSSEVPVLQDYARPLIAAHNSDTDIIEGSSRISINCPISLKHIKTPVKGHLCKHHQCFDYDNFVEINLRRPSWRCPQCSQSVCYTDIRIDQFMAKVLREVGDGVTEVIISTDGSFQPVNENRCQQDMSEESESSKGAGNIVDLTTGVMDTMDPRDTWDMEDRKPAPEILQSFALTSTNATPPLEVNGTHQVQDTAPPVGDIWAGILSACSNSFGMSTGVSDPPADSMMSNVPRDIVALTLDQLSGVSRGGSSRDSSVSMCQDQFSTPTSTRFQPSPIGNPAVQAGVGSALTRNVARILIAGGNVTEMQQQFSARSSMNHPQSSGTASTAMQPHLLRQNSSQNNINVLSFSSQQIVGLPATTQVPNSHHLHNSNITVSQSTQLPNMYMGPFTSHFTNQQVPLSTSQPPIIGTPNNFLQRQQSAYQSSPRSTTPPFSTMVPSSHIPQPNIRRGLQGSNSQHVLESSPSMQSRLAVAAQQASSMARVPPVTPVQLGPARMGSNVGEQRTRGTAAGVVQSVSRTEDLVEFLQEQGHPMRRMRGSLAGRVFPAQYVIQPTQGVQPARPPPPILAAQSAVHQPLNYVE, from the exons ATGGCTGGGGTTATGCCTCAGCAGTTCACGGTGCCATTTCCGGTTCCGGTTCCGGCACCAACCACCACTACTAGTAATCCGAATCCACACGACGCGTCCTCCTTGAACTTACTTCGTGTTGCAATGGTGATGGAGCGGTTCAAAGTATGCTTGCAGGACGCAACAAACTTCAACCCGGCTGAGTTCTGCGGTCTCTGTCTTTACTTAGCAAG AGGTATTGATTATGCAGTTGCCAACAGCGAGATTTCACCCAGAGCCTCTGAAATGCCTATGCTGTTTAAACAA GTGTACCAACATAAAAGTGACAACAGCCTTCAAGCAGcaataatgttgctgatgataTCCGTCAAG GGCGCTTGTAAAAGTGGATGGTTTACAGTCAGGGATGCAGATGAACTTCTTAAGCTCACAAATGAG CTAGGAAGCCTCTTTTATAGTACTGAGAGTATCCAACCTGAATCAAGCAATGCTTCTCTTATGATTTCCAAAATTATGTCCAG ATATTATCCGCGAATGAAGATGGGCCACATTCTTGCTTCTCTTGAAATCAAG CCTGGCTATGGGGCTTATGGAACTGATTTTGATATCCCAAAGAAATTGATGACTGAGCATGAGAAACTA CACTTATTTGTAGCTCGAATGGATAACACAGAGACATCTTCTTGCATCGTTAGTCCTCCTCTAGTaaa CTTTCTGTTGAATGGAAGAGGTGTTGATGGAAGAACTAATATGTCAATGGTG GACAATGGACCTCAGTTTCCAACAAATGTTACTTCAATGCTTAGATATGGAACAAACTTGCTACAAGCGATTGGGCCTTTCAATG GCGATTATTTTGTGGCAGTAGTGGTCATGAGTGTAATGTCATCCTCAGAGGTTCCAGTACTGCAAGATTATGCCAGACCTCTTATAGCTGCACATAATTCAG ACACGGATATAATTGAGGGGTCATCACGAATATCAATCAACTGCCCGATAAG CTTAAAGCACATTAAAACTCCAGTTAAAGGACACCTTTGCAAACATCACCAG TGTTTTGATTATGACAACTTTGTTGAGATAAACTTAAGACGGCCATCTTGGCGCTGTCCTCAATGTAGTCAATCTGTTTGCTACACTGATATACGGATCGATCAATTCATGGCAAAG GTCCTGAGAGAAGTAGGAGACGGTGTTACTGAAGTTATCATCTCAACAGATGGATCTTTTCAACCTGTCAATGAAAACAGGTGCCAGCAAGATATGTCAGAGGAGTCTGAATCTTCTAAGGGTGCGGGTAATATTGTGGACCTTACAACAGGAGTAATGGACACTATGGATCCTCGGGATACTTGGGACATGGAAGATAGAAAACCTGCCCCAGAGATTCTTCAAAGTTTTGCACTTACTTCCACGAATGCGACTCCACCTTTGGAAGTTAACGGTACTCATCAGGTTCAGGACACTGCGCCTCCAGTAGGTGATATCTGGGCGGGAATTCTCTCAGCCTGTTCTAACTCTTTTGGAATGTCTACTGGTGTGTCTGATCCTCCTGCCGATTCTATGATGTCAAATGTGCCAAGAGATATTGTTGCTCTAACGCTTGATCAACTAAGTGGGGTTTCCCGTGGTGGATCGTCTCGAGATAGCAGTGTATCTATGTGtcaagatcaattttcaacacCAACTAGTACACGGTTTCAACCTTCTCCAATTGGAAATCCAGCTGTCCAGGCTGGTGTTGGGTCAGCATTAACCAGAAATGTTGCTAGAATACTGATAGCAG GTGGAAATGTGACAGAAATGCAACAACAGTTTAGTGCTAGGTCTTCTATGAATCATCCCCAATCTTCTGGTACGGCTTCAACTGCAATGCAGCCTCATTTGCTCAGACAG AACTCATCCCAGAATAATATAAACGTTCTGAGCTTCTCATCCCAGCAAATTGTTGGCCTTCCTGCAACCACACAAGTACCAAATTCTCATCACCTACATAATTCGAACATCACAGTTTCACAATCCACACAACTTCCTAACATGTATATGGGACCATTTACTTCTCATTTTACAAATCAACAGGTTCCGCTATCCACATCACAGCCTCCAATTATTGGAACTCCTAATAATTTCTTACAGCGTCAACAGTCCGCATACCAAAGTTCCCCTCGATCCACAACACCGCCATTTAGCACAATGGTACCATCCTCTCATATCCCTCAACCCAACATTCGACGAGGTTTACAAGGCAGTAACAGCCAACACGTGTTGGAAAGCTCACCGAGCATGCAATCTCGTCTTGCTGTTGCTGCTCAACAAGCTTCCAGCATGGCAAGAGTACCACCAGTTACACCGGTTCAATTGGGACCAGCTAGAATGGGTTCAAATGTTGGTGAGCAACGTACAAGAGGGACTGCAGCAGGAGTGGTGCAATCTGTTTCCAGAACAGAAGACTTGGTGGAGTTCTTACAAGAGCAAGGCCACCCCATGAGACGAATGAGGGGAAGTTTGGCTGGTCGGGTTTTTCCCGCCCAGTACGTTATACAGCCAACTCAAGGAGTTCAACCTGCCAGACCACCACCACCTATCCTAGCAGCTCAATCTGCAGTTCATCAACCGCTGAATTATGTCGAATGA